One genomic region from Natrinema caseinilyticum encodes:
- a CDS encoding PUA domain-containing protein yields the protein MSDPSDGHAGLPDLRTIADYQFGAGAGDALFPPADSLTIKRTTSGRPQQIHAEAGRIVSFGTDGRFTLGLEGGRRLHAGLAPPAYRVVVDDESEPFVRDEKNVFAKFVLEAGAEIRPGDEVLVVHERGELLAVGTAQLAADAILDFETGMAVNVREGAPAEP from the coding sequence ATGAGCGACCCATCGGACGGACACGCCGGACTTCCCGACCTCCGGACCATCGCCGACTATCAGTTCGGCGCGGGCGCGGGTGACGCACTCTTCCCGCCGGCGGACTCGCTAACGATCAAGCGGACGACCTCCGGCCGTCCACAGCAAATCCACGCGGAGGCGGGCCGCATCGTCTCGTTCGGCACCGACGGCCGTTTCACCCTGGGACTCGAGGGCGGGCGCCGTCTCCACGCCGGCCTCGCCCCACCGGCCTATCGGGTCGTGGTCGACGACGAGAGCGAGCCGTTCGTCCGCGACGAGAAGAACGTGTTCGCGAAGTTCGTCCTCGAAGCCGGCGCGGAGATCCGACCGGGTGACGAGGTGCTGGTCGTCCACGAGCGCGGCGAATTGCTCGCGGTCGGAACGGCACAGCTCGCCGCCGACGCGATTCTCGACTTCGAGACGGGGATGGCGGTGAACGTCCGCGAGGGCGCCCCCGCGGAACCGTGA
- a CDS encoding NYN domain-containing protein, protein MTEIHPGQRVAVLVDAQNLYHTAQSLHSRNIDYSALLEKAVQDRQLTRAIAYVIRAEAPEEESFFEALVDIGFEPKIKDIKRFADGTKKADWDVGMSLDAVTLANHVDTMVLCTGDGDFSRLCSHLRHEGVRVEVMAFESSTAEELIAEADSFLDLGDRHETFLL, encoded by the coding sequence GTGACGGAAATTCACCCCGGTCAGCGCGTCGCCGTCCTCGTCGACGCTCAGAACCTCTACCACACTGCACAGAGCCTCCACAGCCGCAACATCGACTACTCCGCCCTGCTCGAGAAGGCGGTTCAGGACCGCCAACTCACCCGTGCGATCGCGTACGTCATTCGCGCGGAGGCGCCCGAAGAGGAGAGCTTCTTCGAGGCGCTCGTCGACATCGGCTTCGAGCCGAAGATCAAGGACATCAAGCGGTTCGCGGACGGGACGAAAAAGGCGGACTGGGACGTCGGGATGAGCCTGGACGCGGTGACGCTCGCGAACCACGTCGACACGATGGTCCTCTGTACGGGCGACGGCGACTTTTCCCGGCTCTGTTCGCACCTGCGCCACGAAGGCGTCCGCGTCGAGGTGATGGCGTTCGAGTCCTCGACGGCCGAAGAACTGATCGCCGAAGCCGATTCGTTCCTCGACCTCGGCGATCGCCACGAGACGTTCCTGCTCTGA
- a CDS encoding M48 family metallopeptidase, translating into MTDFGLKVRMAVVGSILFAFYMLVGAFGLAMFGFGAWPLVLLGLLVLPVIQYKIGTWSATRRAEEMPEEGQYRDVHRMTESLCQDMGIDKPKLMVMQMGVPNAFATGRKGNGVVVVSTELLTLLQRDELEGVIAHELAHIKNRDVLAMVLGSSIAMMVGWVAYMVYMFGGERNIGSIFVGMIISNVAQMLVMIFVLAISRYREYVADDDASQYIGSGDPLARALEKISQGSQGRESQLDDSVSALCIFNADRSLLEKVFATHPPMEKRIEKLRG; encoded by the coding sequence ATGACTGACTTCGGCCTGAAGGTTCGAATGGCGGTCGTCGGCTCGATTCTGTTCGCCTTCTACATGCTCGTCGGAGCGTTCGGCCTCGCGATGTTCGGGTTCGGGGCGTGGCCGCTCGTCCTGCTGGGGCTGCTTGTGCTCCCGGTAATCCAGTACAAGATCGGGACCTGGTCGGCGACCAGACGCGCAGAAGAGATGCCCGAAGAAGGGCAGTATCGCGACGTCCACCGAATGACCGAATCGCTGTGCCAGGACATGGGTATCGACAAACCGAAACTGATGGTCATGCAGATGGGGGTCCCCAACGCCTTCGCGACCGGCCGGAAGGGCAACGGTGTCGTCGTCGTCTCGACGGAACTCCTGACTCTACTCCAGCGTGACGAACTCGAGGGCGTGATCGCGCACGAACTCGCCCACATCAAGAACCGGGACGTCCTCGCGATGGTCCTCGGCAGTTCCATCGCGATGATGGTCGGGTGGGTCGCGTACATGGTGTACATGTTCGGCGGCGAACGCAACATCGGCAGTATCTTCGTCGGCATGATCATCTCGAACGTCGCACAGATGCTCGTGATGATCTTCGTCCTCGCAATCTCGCGATACCGCGAATACGTCGCCGACGACGACGCCAGCCAGTACATCGGCAGCGGCGACCCGCTCGCTCGCGCCCTCGAGAAGATTTCTCAGGGGTCACAGGGTCGCGAGTCACAACTCGACGACAGCGTGAGCGCGCTGTGTATCTTCAACGCCGACCGGTCGCTTCTCGAGAAGGTGTTCGCGACGCACCCGCCGATGGAGAAACGAATCGAGAAGCTCCGCGGGTAG
- the dapA gene encoding 4-hydroxy-tetrahydrodipicolinate synthase, with protein sequence MTAIDLSGVFPAMCTPFDEDERIDFETLQTDAQRLEAAGVDGLVPVGSTGESATLTHDEHVRVVEAVIEAVDDVPVIAGTGSNNTREALELSERAAEADADGLLLISPYYNKPEQRGLVEHFRTIADAVDLPQIVYNVPSRTGRNIEPDTAVELASHENIAGYKAASGDLGQIGEITERTTDEDFAVLSGDDALTLPVISVGGTGTISVAANVEPELTCAMVGAALDGDYERARRLHHELGPLFRELFVETNPIPVKEAMEIRGYGPARMRSPLTRLADEYREGLEAVLADLERDTTAVVDAAEGDR encoded by the coding sequence ATGACAGCAATCGACCTATCGGGCGTCTTCCCGGCGATGTGTACGCCCTTCGACGAGGACGAACGGATCGACTTCGAAACGCTTCAGACCGACGCTCAGCGGCTCGAGGCCGCGGGCGTCGACGGGCTCGTTCCCGTCGGCTCCACCGGGGAGTCCGCGACCCTGACACACGACGAACACGTCCGCGTCGTCGAGGCGGTCATCGAGGCCGTCGACGACGTGCCCGTCATCGCGGGGACCGGTTCGAACAACACCCGCGAGGCGCTCGAGCTCTCCGAACGCGCCGCCGAGGCCGACGCGGACGGCCTCCTGCTCATCTCGCCGTATTACAACAAGCCGGAACAGCGCGGCCTGGTCGAGCACTTCCGAACGATCGCGGACGCCGTCGATCTCCCGCAGATCGTCTACAACGTCCCGTCGCGGACGGGCCGAAACATCGAGCCGGACACGGCCGTCGAGCTGGCGAGCCACGAGAACATCGCGGGATACAAGGCCGCGAGCGGCGACCTTGGACAGATCGGCGAGATAACCGAGCGCACGACGGACGAGGACTTCGCGGTCCTCTCGGGCGACGACGCGCTCACCCTGCCGGTCATCTCGGTCGGCGGGACCGGTACGATCAGCGTCGCCGCCAACGTCGAACCCGAACTGACCTGCGCGATGGTCGGCGCAGCGCTCGACGGCGATTACGAGCGCGCCCGGCGGCTTCACCACGAACTCGGCCCGCTGTTCCGCGAACTCTTCGTGGAGACCAATCCGATTCCGGTCAAGGAGGCCATGGAGATCCGGGGCTACGGTCCCGCTCGCATGCGCTCGCCGCTGACGCGCCTGGCCGACGAGTACCGCGAGGGGCTCGAGGCCGTTCTCGCCGACTTAGAGCGCGATACGACCGCGGTCGTCGACGCCGCGGAGGGGGATCGATGA
- the dapB gene encoding 4-hydroxy-tetrahydrodipicolinate reductase yields MTVRLGVTGATGRMGREVIAAATAREDCEVVFAVNRRPDEETVDGVEVESAAEFDSLVVDREPSVVIDFTGPESAVDYAEACADAGVAFVTGTTGFDDDGREALEAAAEDVAVLHAPNFARGVRALVNAVGEAVRNLPGYDVELVETHHNGKRDAPSGTANRLLSEIEANGDFTDRTHGREGDAPRETGEIGVHALRAGDITGEHEVVLAGNHEEVRLTHRAEDRGVFAAGAVDAAVWIAGQKAGSYDFADVIAE; encoded by the coding sequence ATGACGGTACGGCTCGGCGTCACCGGCGCGACGGGCCGGATGGGCCGGGAAGTGATCGCCGCCGCGACGGCCCGCGAGGACTGCGAGGTGGTCTTCGCCGTCAACCGTCGGCCGGACGAGGAGACCGTCGACGGCGTCGAGGTCGAATCCGCGGCCGAGTTCGACTCGCTGGTGGTCGACCGCGAGCCGTCAGTCGTGATCGATTTCACGGGACCGGAGTCCGCTGTCGACTACGCCGAGGCCTGCGCCGACGCGGGCGTCGCGTTCGTCACCGGGACGACCGGCTTCGACGACGACGGCCGCGAGGCGCTCGAGGCCGCGGCCGAGGACGTGGCCGTCCTCCACGCGCCGAACTTCGCCCGCGGCGTTCGGGCGCTGGTAAACGCCGTCGGCGAGGCGGTGCGAAACCTGCCGGGCTACGACGTCGAACTCGTCGAGACCCACCACAACGGAAAGCGCGACGCGCCGAGTGGCACCGCGAACCGGCTGCTCTCCGAGATCGAGGCCAACGGGGACTTCACCGACCGCACGCACGGTCGCGAAGGCGACGCCCCGCGCGAGACCGGCGAGATCGGCGTCCACGCGCTGCGCGCCGGTGACATCACCGGTGAACACGAAGTCGTTCTCGCGGGCAACCACGAGGAGGTCAGACTCACCCACCGCGCCGAGGACCGCGGCGTCTTCGCCGCGGGAGCGGTCGACGCGGCGGTCTGGATCGCTGGACAGAAGGCGGGCAGCTACGACTTTGCGGACGTGATCGCAGAATGA
- a CDS encoding 2,3,4,5-tetrahydropyridine-2,6-dicarboxylate N-succinyltransferase, giving the protein MSALETDIGELWERKQNDAISAETAGKDEYATLDAFLDALEDGEIRAAEKHGGSWEANEWVKRGILLNFGLRATEPREYGGVTYNDVLPLADSSGYGDRGSRNTPDGTVVRRGANVGSDCILMSPAFVNVGARVGDGTLVDSCDTVGSCAQIGDNVKLGANLLIGGVLEPVENAPVIVEDDVSLGAGCRVTSGFVVGENSVVGENTLLTPRIPVYDLVEDEILYGELPADRRAFTRFVESSIGDHDLFDGGAYKPAVVATDLETETLEATEREDALRE; this is encoded by the coding sequence ATGAGCGCACTCGAGACCGATATCGGCGAGCTGTGGGAGCGGAAACAGAACGACGCCATCAGTGCCGAGACCGCCGGCAAAGACGAGTACGCGACCCTGGACGCCTTCCTCGACGCCCTCGAGGACGGCGAGATCCGCGCCGCCGAGAAACACGGCGGTTCGTGGGAGGCAAACGAGTGGGTCAAACGGGGCATCCTGCTCAACTTCGGCCTGCGCGCGACCGAACCTCGCGAGTACGGTGGCGTCACGTACAACGACGTCCTTCCGCTTGCCGACTCGAGCGGGTACGGCGATCGCGGCAGCCGAAATACGCCGGACGGCACCGTCGTCCGCCGCGGGGCGAACGTCGGGTCGGACTGCATTCTGATGAGCCCCGCGTTCGTCAACGTCGGCGCTCGCGTCGGCGACGGCACCCTGGTCGACTCGTGTGATACGGTGGGCTCTTGCGCCCAGATCGGCGACAACGTCAAACTCGGCGCGAACCTCCTCATCGGGGGCGTCTTGGAGCCGGTCGAGAACGCGCCGGTCATCGTCGAGGACGACGTCTCGCTGGGCGCCGGCTGCCGGGTCACCAGCGGCTTCGTCGTCGGCGAGAACAGCGTCGTCGGCGAGAACACCCTCCTGACGCCGCGCATTCCGGTCTACGACCTCGTCGAGGACGAGATTCTCTACGGCGAACTGCCCGCCGACCGGCGCGCGTTCACCCGCTTCGTGGAATCCTCGATCGGCGACCACGACCTCTTCGACGGCGGCGCGTACAAGCCCGCCGTCGTCGCGACGGATCTGGAGACCGAGACGCTCGAGGCGACCGAACGCGAGGACGCGCTGCGGGAGTAG
- a CDS encoding AbrB/MazE/SpoVT family DNA-binding domain-containing protein yields MSKRAKADDRGRIVIPHEIREKHGDRYRVVELDDRVELIPLKDDPIEGLRDAVGDAFDDKSIDEIKRAAHETAREDAIDDVRE; encoded by the coding sequence ATGAGCAAACGGGCTAAAGCCGACGATCGGGGCCGAATCGTCATTCCGCACGAGATCCGTGAGAAACACGGCGATCGATACCGCGTCGTCGAACTCGACGATCGAGTCGAACTGATCCCGCTGAAAGACGACCCGATCGAGGGCCTCCGAGACGCCGTCGGTGATGCCTTCGACGACAAATCGATCGACGAGATCAAGCGAGCGGCGCACGAGACCGCTCGAGAAGACGCGATAGACGACGTGCGTGAGTAG
- a CDS encoding type II toxin-antitoxin system VapC family toxin produces MIYADTDFFIALVKDDDWLQDRAAEIALENEGEIYTSRATLLELLVISDRFEFDRMEALTYALEIAAVPEDEDVLFQAADYMEQDELTAFDAYHVAYADEDPLVSSDKSFDDVTDGRIAIEAVELE; encoded by the coding sequence ATGATCTACGCCGATACGGATTTTTTCATCGCACTCGTAAAAGACGACGATTGGCTCCAGGATCGGGCGGCCGAGATCGCCCTCGAGAACGAGGGAGAGATCTACACCTCGCGGGCGACGCTGCTCGAGTTGCTCGTGATCTCGGACAGATTCGAGTTCGATCGGATGGAAGCGCTCACCTACGCGCTCGAGATTGCAGCGGTCCCCGAAGACGAAGACGTCCTGTTCCAGGCGGCGGACTACATGGAGCAGGACGAACTCACCGCGTTCGACGCGTACCACGTCGCCTACGCGGACGAAGATCCCCTCGTCTCGTCGGACAAATCGTTCGACGATGTAACGGACGGGAGGATCGCGATCGAAGCGGTCGAACTCGAGTAG
- the lysA gene encoding diaminopimelate decarboxylase, whose protein sequence is MTDAAVSPPVRRLSDWDAAELESLADEYETPLYVLDLERVRENYRRVDAAFPDAEILYALKANALGDVLRALREEGAGLECASAGEAQRALEAGATGADVHYTAVNPPARDLDWVVDAWADHPELTVTAGSEDTISRLADRGYDGRLCLRVNPGIGAGHHAKVRTGAAAKFGVPAERAVDVLEDATERDFDVVGIHAHVGSGVSSDQLAAHREFVARMGDLARRVDAAIGGDGLEFVDVGGGFGVPYHEDEEPLDLESVAEATREAIGEIDARLAVEPGRYFVADAGVLLTGVNTVKRARETTVTGVDAGMTTLLRPAMYDAYHPIRNLTADVDTDGVDSSDAAVREPIPQTVAGPICESGDVFCSDRDLPASERGDVLAIGNAGAYGYEMASQYNSRPRPASVVLDGDAVFLSRRRETVDDVTRLERETRTKRGPRTDDR, encoded by the coding sequence ATGACTGACGCTGCGGTTTCGCCGCCCGTCCGCCGCCTCTCCGACTGGGACGCGGCCGAACTCGAGTCCCTCGCCGACGAGTACGAGACGCCGCTGTACGTCCTCGACCTCGAGCGCGTCCGGGAGAACTACCGGCGGGTCGACGCGGCCTTTCCCGACGCCGAGATCCTCTACGCGCTCAAGGCGAATGCGCTGGGAGACGTTCTCAGGGCGCTTCGCGAGGAGGGCGCCGGCCTCGAGTGTGCCTCCGCGGGCGAGGCCCAGCGGGCACTCGAGGCGGGTGCGACGGGTGCCGACGTCCACTACACGGCGGTCAATCCGCCCGCGCGGGATCTCGACTGGGTCGTCGACGCCTGGGCGGATCACCCGGAACTGACGGTCACGGCGGGCTCCGAAGACACGATTTCCCGCCTCGCCGACCGCGGCTACGACGGCCGGCTCTGTCTCCGGGTCAACCCCGGTATCGGCGCCGGACACCACGCAAAAGTACGGACGGGCGCGGCCGCGAAGTTCGGCGTCCCGGCCGAACGCGCGGTCGACGTGCTCGAAGATGCCACAGAGCGCGACTTCGACGTCGTCGGGATCCACGCCCACGTCGGCTCCGGCGTCTCGAGCGATCAACTCGCCGCTCACCGAGAGTTCGTCGCGCGGATGGGCGACCTCGCCAGACGCGTGGACGCTGCGATCGGCGGCGACGGCCTCGAGTTCGTCGACGTCGGCGGCGGCTTCGGCGTGCCGTATCACGAGGACGAGGAGCCGTTGGACCTCGAGTCGGTCGCGGAGGCGACGCGAGAGGCCATCGGCGAGATCGACGCCCGGCTCGCAGTCGAGCCGGGCCGTTACTTCGTCGCCGACGCGGGCGTCCTTCTGACCGGCGTAAACACGGTCAAGCGGGCTCGAGAGACGACCGTCACCGGCGTCGACGCGGGAATGACGACGCTGCTGCGCCCGGCGATGTACGACGCCTATCACCCGATCCGGAACCTGACGGCCGACGTGGACACCGACGGAGTCGACTCGAGCGATGCGGCGGTTCGCGAGCCGATTCCACAGACAGTAGCCGGACCGATCTGCGAGAGCGGCGACGTGTTCTGTTCGGACCGCGACCTTCCGGCGAGCGAACGCGGTGACGTCCTCGCGATCGGCAACGCCGGGGCCTACGGCTACGAGATGGCGAGCCAGTACAACTCCCGGCCGCGACCCGCGTCGGTCGTCCTCGACGGCGACGCGGTTTTTCTCTCGCGACGCCGAGAGACCGTCGACGACGTCACCCGGCTCGAGCGCGAGACCCGAACGAAGCGCGGGCCTCGCACGGACGACCGGTGA
- the dapF gene encoding diaminopimelate epimerase — MTVPFQKYHGTGNDFLIIHADEYVPDRAALAERACDRDTGVGADGVLYLALEEKFNPPRVVMTLVQPDGSVAPMCGNGARCAAEWAMERTDTDSVMIDTQAGTLRADRADDGDIVVEMGTATFDPTKIPVDADEQVFETEIEGLEVTMVNTGVPHAVAFVDDVDDVDLEAVAPPVRYADVFPKGTNVSIASPDGSGGFRQRTYERGVEAETESCGTGAVAIATVARRLGLTDADPVTVSPPGGDLRVSFNERGNATLAGPVEHEFDGEVAVEPPVES, encoded by the coding sequence ATGACCGTTCCATTCCAGAAGTACCACGGCACCGGCAACGACTTTCTAATTATCCACGCGGACGAATACGTCCCCGACAGGGCAGCACTCGCCGAGCGCGCGTGCGACCGCGACACCGGCGTCGGTGCCGACGGTGTTCTCTATCTCGCCCTGGAGGAGAAGTTCAATCCGCCCCGCGTCGTCATGACGCTCGTTCAACCCGACGGGTCGGTCGCCCCGATGTGCGGCAACGGCGCTCGCTGTGCCGCCGAGTGGGCGATGGAGCGCACGGATACCGATAGCGTGATGATCGATACCCAGGCGGGGACGCTGCGCGCCGATCGGGCGGACGACGGCGACATCGTCGTCGAGATGGGCACCGCCACGTTCGACCCGACGAAGATCCCCGTCGACGCGGACGAACAGGTGTTCGAAACGGAGATCGAAGGCCTCGAGGTGACGATGGTAAACACCGGCGTCCCCCACGCCGTCGCGTTCGTCGACGACGTAGACGACGTCGACCTCGAGGCGGTCGCACCGCCGGTTCGCTACGCGGACGTCTTCCCGAAGGGGACGAACGTCTCCATCGCGAGCCCCGACGGGTCGGGCGGGTTCCGGCAGCGAACCTACGAACGCGGCGTCGAAGCGGAGACCGAGTCCTGTGGCACCGGTGCGGTCGCAATCGCCACCGTCGCCCGCCGACTGGGGCTTACGGACGCCGACCCGGTGACGGTCTCCCCGCCCGGCGGGGACCTGCGGGTGAGTTTCAACGAGCGCGGGAACGCGACGCTCGCCGGCCCCGTCGAACACGAGTTCGACGGCGAGGTAGCCGTCGAACCGCCGGTCGAGTCGTGA
- a CDS encoding M20 family metallopeptidase: MTGTRQDDAFEPIEFLEDAVQYPSHEDVDPMRGFLRETIEKRGFAVRIDDGGAVVASRGPPAAAAETHVVLNTHIDTVSPHVPFERTTDGGADVVRGRGSCDAKGPLAAILAAFFAVEPTDGRVTLAITPDEEVLSTGAYALVSSEDEPTRDADAVIVGEPTGLDVCTAAKGRFQGTIHLSGANAHAAEPETGINAVAALEPVLESLRTFDEREDAPPAHPQLGAATLTPTVVEGGGATNQVPADCALTVDRRSVPPETADGFHEALIAHLRAAVPDDVGVEFQFTDRPTPFLEAWETDPDARVVGLLADAAGGDVRPFTAATEASYFAADAPTVVFGPGVLADDEGAVAHAPREYVRVDDVRAAARALETTLSELLA; the protein is encoded by the coding sequence GTGACGGGGACCCGTCAGGACGACGCGTTCGAGCCGATCGAATTTCTCGAGGACGCGGTTCAGTACCCCTCCCACGAGGACGTCGACCCGATGCGCGGCTTTCTCCGCGAGACGATAGAGAAGCGGGGCTTCGCGGTTCGCATCGACGACGGTGGGGCCGTAGTAGCCTCCCGTGGGCCCCCGGCCGCCGCCGCCGAGACACACGTCGTCTTGAACACGCACATCGATACGGTGTCGCCGCACGTTCCGTTCGAACGCACCACCGACGGGGGCGCCGACGTCGTTCGCGGCCGCGGATCCTGCGACGCGAAGGGCCCACTCGCGGCCATCCTCGCCGCGTTTTTCGCCGTCGAGCCGACCGACGGCCGCGTGACGCTCGCGATCACCCCCGACGAGGAAGTCCTCTCGACGGGCGCGTACGCGCTGGTCTCGAGCGAGGACGAACCGACGCGGGACGCGGACGCGGTGATCGTGGGCGAACCGACCGGCCTCGACGTCTGTACGGCCGCGAAGGGGCGCTTCCAGGGAACGATTCACCTCTCCGGGGCGAACGCCCACGCCGCCGAACCCGAGACCGGAATCAACGCGGTCGCGGCGCTAGAGCCGGTCCTGGAGTCGCTCCGGACCTTCGACGAGCGCGAGGACGCGCCACCGGCCCACCCCCAACTCGGTGCGGCCACGCTCACACCGACCGTCGTCGAAGGTGGCGGGGCGACCAATCAGGTGCCGGCGGACTGTGCGCTGACGGTCGACCGACGGAGCGTGCCGCCCGAGACAGCCGACGGCTTTCACGAGGCGCTGATTGCACACCTTCGAGCCGCCGTTCCCGACGACGTGGGCGTCGAGTTCCAGTTCACCGATCGGCCGACGCCGTTCCTCGAGGCCTGGGAGACCGATCCGGACGCTCGAGTCGTCGGTCTCCTCGCGGACGCGGCCGGCGGCGACGTCCGCCCGTTCACGGCCGCGACGGAAGCCTCGTACTTCGCCGCGGACGCGCCGACGGTCGTCTTCGGACCGGGCGTACTCGCCGACGACGAGGGGGCCGTCGCACACGCCCCGCGCGAATACGTTCGGGTCGACGACGTCAGAGCGGCGGCGCGGGCGCTCGAGACGACGCTCTCGGAACTGCTCGCGTAG
- a CDS encoding YgaP family membrane protein, with protein MWVVTMQKNVGGIDRTGRLVVGAVAVLAGIAALTGFWAVGIVTAVVALVVGGILLVTGLTRKCPINDAAGIDTTE; from the coding sequence ATGTGGGTAGTTACCATGCAAAAGAACGTCGGAGGAATCGATCGCACCGGGCGCCTCGTCGTCGGCGCGGTGGCCGTGCTGGCCGGTATCGCCGCGCTGACGGGCTTCTGGGCGGTCGGAATCGTGACCGCGGTCGTCGCCCTCGTCGTCGGGGGGATCCTGCTGGTGACTGGACTGACCCGGAAGTGTCCGATCAACGACGCCGCCGGAATCGATACGACCGAGTGA
- a CDS encoding EamA family transporter, producing the protein MRRYLELSILACLAYSLVAPLLSVAMTDLPSTLAVFLSNSVMFVTVGLVIAYRGLRVRPYLRHPQTPTLIAIGVLLTIGLLSYYRALALGPVSIVVPIYGLFIVVSSLIGIVAFDETVTARKLAAIGLSVVAIALMSA; encoded by the coding sequence ATGCGTCGGTACCTCGAACTGTCGATTCTCGCCTGTCTCGCGTACAGCCTCGTCGCGCCGCTGCTCTCGGTCGCGATGACCGACCTCCCCAGCACGCTCGCCGTGTTCCTGTCGAATTCGGTCATGTTCGTCACCGTCGGCCTCGTGATCGCCTACCGGGGCCTCCGGGTGCGGCCGTACCTCCGTCACCCCCAGACGCCGACGCTCATCGCGATCGGCGTGTTGCTAACGATCGGCCTGTTGAGCTACTACCGGGCGCTCGCACTCGGCCCCGTCAGCATCGTGGTGCCGATCTACGGGCTGTTCATCGTCGTCAGTTCGCTGATCGGTATCGTGGCCTTCGACGAGACCGTCACCGCTCGCAAACTCGCCGCCATCGGGCTCAGCGTGGTGGCGATAGCGCTCATGTCTGCGTAG
- a CDS encoding EamA family transporter, which yields MEYLLWVLVALVAYGLIAPLTSVVTSDVPPAVALFLSTTIFLCLTAVVLVVTGTGRPSDVTTPAAGIVYVAGLFLSTGILAYYQALEQGPVSVVVPIYGLFIVGSSIIGIAFLGEDLTATRAAGIVVAALAIYLAAGGEE from the coding sequence ATGGAGTATCTGCTGTGGGTGCTCGTCGCACTCGTCGCGTACGGGCTGATCGCACCGCTGACGAGCGTCGTCACGTCCGACGTGCCGCCCGCAGTCGCGCTCTTTCTCTCGACGACGATCTTCCTCTGCCTGACCGCCGTGGTCCTCGTCGTCACGGGGACGGGCCGGCCATCGGACGTGACCACGCCCGCGGCGGGGATCGTCTACGTCGCGGGCCTCTTTCTGTCGACCGGCATCCTCGCCTACTACCAGGCGCTCGAACAGGGACCGGTCAGCGTCGTCGTCCCGATCTACGGCCTCTTCATCGTCGGGAGTTCGATCATCGGAATCGCGTTCCTCGGCGAGGACTTGACCGCGACCCGCGCTGCCGGCATCGTCGTCGCCGCGCTCGCGATCTATCTCGCCGCCGGAGGTGAGGAGTGA